tatatatatatatatatatatcacctTAAATTATATGTCATGAGGGCCATCGGTGTTTTGAGTAATAAAATTCgaactaaataaaaaagaaaaaatatatccaaaaaaCCCTATTACTTTATAAGTATTATCGAAACATGCAGATTTACCATTTTTACAAACTTTAAATACATAATATTCCTCTTTTTCTAAGGAGGGAtgatgacataaataatttttgaattttgatttaatatttttaaatttttatttatttaatgtagttcATGAACTTTACCCCAATATGAAATATAGTTCATAAGAGcatgtttggtaattattttgttcatgaaaataatttatacttagaaataatttttctaattccattttctagatgagtttttgAATATTCGAAAGTATTTGGTAACCATGTAAAGTTTATaatctcaaaatagaaaaaaaaaaaacataaatgtgtttgatacgatcttgaattaatttttcttttttttccttctcttcttcttccttctttttttttattacgtagaatttcttaataatttttttaatgttatttagatttttctaatttttcatagaattaatttcatgataacttatttttttccttggcaagagaccattaaaatccttttattactcttttatttatagaaaaaatcttccttcttctttccttcaagAGTTGGTGACTTTGAATATTTTCGTGGAACCGTTGAGTTTTGGAGCCTTGCCGACCCTAGGCAAGGTCAAGTCTCACCTAGCCACCACAAGACTCGACCTTGCATTGCCACGACCTCATCTTTGACCAATCATCGATCACCATTGTCAAGTAACCTAGGCAAGGTCAAGTCTCACTTAGCCACCACAAGACTCAACCTCACATTGCCACGACCTCATCTCTGACTGATCATGGACGATTGTCAAGTCTGGTAGctagctagaggaggaagaaaaaaaaaagaaaagagaaaaagatgggTTGATTTTAGAATTGTCCCCCCGTAACAAATCTATTTTTAGAAGtataaaaattagttgatgttatcaaatgattcttatttttttttttgttatagtaaaaaaaaacaagtagcAAAAAAGTTAATCGTTACCAAGGCattccctaaacttttaaactCTTGAACGTTCAACATACGCTCAATTAGTTTTTAAATTATACAAAATGTtgtcattccattaatttaaatttgaaaaaaagaatatttaatGTTTTCAAATAGTTTAGGGACTAAGTTTTATATATACCAAAATTCTAACGATCATATTACATATCgaactaaaatttatttatcaaattaaataaattaaaaatttaggatggaTTAAATCGTTCATAGTCAAAGTTTGTGTGACTATTAGGTTCAGTGAACCCGCGAGGGACCGTACCATCTCTCCCCTAATTCAATAGTCATATCTTTCTCTCACGCACACTCGCgcggacagagagagagaaagagagagattcttacATTTTCCAGCGAAGGAGAAGCGCACACCTCGTGAGCAGAGCACAGCGATCActttcctctccctccctcctgcTCCGTCCGCCTATAAATCCACTGCTTCGCGCACGACAGCGACCCCTCCCCCGTTCCCTCAGTCCCAACCCCACACCCGGAAACGCGCCCCCTccctcctcttctcttcttcccgGTGCGCGGGCGCGCGCGCGCGGGGCGGGGGGTCAAGCTGGAGATGACGTCGGACGGCGCGACGTCGTCGGCGACGTCCAGGAGGAAGCCGTCGTGGCGGGAGAGGGAGAACAACCGGCGgagggagcggcggcggcgggccgTCGCCGCCAAGGTATACTCCGGCCTCCGGGCGCAGGGGAACTACAACCTCCCCAAGCACTGCGACAACAACGAGGTGCTGAAGGCCCTGTGCGCCGAGGCCGGGTGGGTCGTGGAAGAAGACGGCACCACCTATCGCAAGGTAACCGGAATTAGGAACCCAGGGGAAAAACGAAGGATTAcccgttttctttcttctttctttgaagCGTCGTGTGCGTGTTCGGTGCTGGTGATTAGATCTGTGCGCGATTCTGTGTGCGAAcgagctgttttttttttggtggggcgTGAGCTGATGAGCTGCGCTAGTTTGAGTTTTGACCGGATCTTTCCCTGAGGGTTTCGCTTTGCTTGTTTTGCGGAGgagttttgttttggtttttctggGTCGTGAAGTGGGAAGAAGCGTCCTTTCCGGATTTCGATCTTCAGTTCCTTTCCAAGAGATTGATGGGTTTTGACCCATGATTTCTTCCCGATTGATCCGTCGAGTGAATGACGATATGGGCACGCTGGTTTCGATCTGACTTTCCGGCAAATTTTTTGGCGAGGGGCGACGAGTGAGAAAATCAGTAGTAATAAATTGGAATTTCCAGAAGAAGAAATATTTTGAGGTTCAACTTGGTCAAGTGAGTCCTACTTCGATGTGTCATTTTTTGAGTTTCAGCGGATCTCATTTATGAACCCTTGCTCTGTAGCATTGGAACTTAGGAGACCTTGTTCATCTGCTTTGATGTTTAGGTGGAGGAAACAATCTTGGCACTTAGAACCTTTAATTTGCATCTCCGTTACTCTTTATTGCTTCCACTGTTGATTGTTGTGGCATTTTGGAGATATTGATTCTGTCATTACGCCATAATTGTCCTCACTGAGTTACAATCCACTTTTTGGTTTGCGATGTTCTCTCCAGGGATGCAGGCTGCCCCCAATCGACATACCGGGAAGCTCATACCGAGCCACACCATACTTTTCGCAGAACCCTAGCCCGCTTTCTTCATCCTTCCCAAGCCCGATCCCGTCCTATCAAGTCAGCCCCTCATCTTCGTCCTTTCCCAGCCCTACCCGAATCGAAAATAATGCTGCTTCCAACCTCCTTCCCTATCTCCGTAATGCGATTCCTTcatccctccctcccctccgcATCTCCAACAGTGCCCCTGTCACCCCTCCACTCTCATCTCCAACGTCCAGAAATCCGAAGCCTGTTCCTAACTGGGAGGCCATAGCCAAGCAGTCAATGGCCGCCTTCAATTACCCTATATTCGCTGCCTCCGCCCCTGCAAGCCCGACCCGCAACCGCCGTTTAACTCCAGCTACTATTCCGGAGTGCGATGAATCTGATACTTCGACTGTAGATTCTGGCCAATGGATCAACTTCCAGAGATTTGCGCCCCCTCAAATTCCAACTTCTCCAACCTACAATCTCATGAAACCCACTATGCCACAGAAGTCCCTCGAAGATGCTGGTAAAGAGCAGGAAAGAGGGTCCGATTTCGAATTCATGAGAGGACAGGTGAAGCCGTGGGAAGGGGAGAGGATTCATGAGGTGGGAATGGACGATCTTGAGCTCACTCTTGGGAGCATGAAGAATAGAAGTTGAAGCTCGATGGCCAACCATATATGTGGGAAGACTAGTGATGGAAGTGTAAGATCAAGGCTCTTCAAAACGCAATAGATTCTTACGCTAGCTTGTAATTCATTCAGCTCCATGTCATGGTACTTGTCATTTTGTAAACATGCCCAAATATGTGGTTCTGGTTgcccaaattttcatttttatctgaaatttgttcattttcattcttttcataCTCATCATGGATGTCTTGTTTAAAGTTTTCCAGATGCATATAGCACATACGAATACATCTTGTAGTTGACAATGAAAGGTGTCATCTGTGATCTGTGTTTTGGTCCAGCTAAACCAGATGCAAATGGATCTGAGATAGCTCTTTTTTtctgggaaaattgtccaaaaagttctaaacttattgcacttttgtcaatttagtcctaaatctttcaattttaccaatcgagtcataaatattttcactttttgccgaTCGAGTTCATCCGACCAATTCTGGTATTGGCCGGAATTTGATGACGTGGACGCCGGTGTTGACGtgaacaaatttttaaatatttttttgaattttacttCTGGCTGGTCGCCTAGCCTCCACGATCAGTTAGAGGCCACGATCGTCAAGGGGCAACCTCATTGGCCTCGGGCGAGATGGCCCTCGCCAACTCTTGGTGAGGAGTGATTCAGCCGGATGCGAGCGAGGCTCTTGGCGAGGGTGAGCTTGCCTAAGGCCGACGAGGTTGCCCATTGCTAGATTTCGGCGAGGGCAACCTTGCATGAGGCCTTGTGAGGCCGACCCTTGCTCGCCTCACCCGAGGACGGGGAGGTCACCCCTCGCTAGATCCTGGTGAGGGTGACCTCTCCTTGGCCGGGGAGGTCGACCTTGCTGGTTGTGGCCTTTGGTTGGTTGTCGGAGATTGGACAACtgctagaggaagaaaaggaaaaaaggagaaaaaaagaaatacaaaatataaaaataataaattttgttcaCATCAATGCCACATAGGATAATAGGATAGTCGATGTCTACATCAgcaaattctagccaaaattgattggatcgactcaattggcaaaatgttgaaaggtttaggactcaattgaaagtttatgattgaattgacaaaagtgtaataggtttaacaTTTTGGATAATTTACCCTCTTAATTGCTGATGTAGTTTTGATGGTTCGGTCTCAAAGACCATGAATTATCATgtaaatttctcatttcttgCGAAGACACCTTCCAGTGACTAATTCACGAAAAACCCTCAGGTCGTTGGATTAAACTGTTATTCAATCATCAGCTGAGAAGAAGCTCTTGTCCGGAATTTTCACAACAGTCCTTTCTACACTATTCCTAACGGTCACGGCGTGTGCTGCTttgccttcctctcctctttagGGACATCGCTGAAACACTCGAAACGGCCTTGTGGTCAATGGACTGGCCTTGTGCCACCGTCGAGGATCACCATATTCACAAAGGCTAAGGAGAGCCAAGTACTTCATAGAGTCGGAAGGCATGGAAGTGCTAAAAATAGATGGCAAAGTGGATAAATTTCTCACAACCTTACATCAACAGGGCATTCCTCAGAACGTAATGTCAACAACTTCTTAATACACCCAACATTATACAAGCGGACAGAGAAGAATAGCTATACTAAAGCATCATTAAGTTGCACACGCTAGACCCTCTCACGACCCTATCAAATTCCCATATCTAGAAGGTAATGTAATTCTGAGTTTTTGTCATCAGTTAGGAGGTAAGTTTTTGCTCTAGAAGAGTTTGGCTTTAAGACGGCGTGGGCTCCCCGAGCCTTCGTTTTTCACTTCTGTCTCCTCTGTCTTGGGTTTAAAATCCCTCTTGGCATCTGCAATGCATTCTCTGTATCTGAAGCATGACAATAGATGATCATTAACCATTCCCGAGACCTGCATGAACGAGTAGATGACAGTCGGCCCGACGGAGCAGAAGCCTCTCTGCATCATGTTCTTGCTAATGACCTCTGCTTTCGGCGTCTTTATGGGTACCTGACGAGCATAACGGAATCCATTTCTTATGGGCTTGTGATTCACGAAACTCCATATGTAGTTGCTGAAGGAGCCGAACTCCTCCTGAATCTGCAGATTAAACGACAGCATTCATTCAATGATCTTCTCTGTAGCACTGTACTTGTTATCTTAGCCATCGGATTGGATTGGTGGTTTCCCCCAACGCAACACTCATCAGTTATCCATTCCGGAGCTGTAAGCCTATATTTGAAGCCTCTtcgcttttaatttattagcaTGTTTATCCAAATGAGAATCAGAAAATAACGGCAATATTGATTGTTTATTCGAAAAATTGTGCCCATATCAGATATTATTCTATGAGATAGTATAAATGAAATTTCACGCGACTCGTACTAGGTGAGCATATTCCCCAATGTTCGAGTAATATGCTTAGAGAACGTAGTTACCTTGATGGTCTGTTTGGCGTTCTCTATAACAGCACGAAGCTTTGGTTCAGAAAGCAATGGTTTGCCATTTACTTTCACACAGAGCATCTTCTTCTCATCAAAATGAGCAACGCATGATGGGTCGAAATTGGCAAAAAACTTCCTGCCAATGTTCCAAGGACAAAATCCTCAGATGCGAATGAAACTATATGAACTAATTCAAGAGGAGTAGAAATCTGACAAAGAGCGCAACCTGAATACTTCTCTCAGCTGTAGAATCATGGGCCAACTCAATTCTGCCAGTGCTTGTGAAAAGACCAGCAGCTCAAAGAGCTTCCTATCATCATGAACAGGAACGCCCCATTCTTCATCATGGAAGGAAGTATACAGAGGATCTGCAAAGGAAGCCAGAATCCTGAATTAACTTATATAGCCACCTCATTGCCACCGAAACAACACAAAGGTGCAAATACAAAGTTATACGCGTTCCTACACCGATACAAAGATTATGTCGTATTAGAGCAGAAAACTCAGCTATTCTGCATGTTAAAGACCCTTTTTCTGAAGAAGCAAATATCAAAATGACAGATTACTGGAATTAGTGTTTTTGGGTAAATCGTAATCCCCATTCTAGATTTGGctatttaattattctttatAAGTTAAACAACTTAGTGCATTCTAAGAAGCCCTTTgtatgaactttttctttttcaatgcaAAAACTCGAAAGTTCAAGCCGAGTGACCAAAACACCTTCTCTCCAAGATAATCGCTGATGAACATATATTTCAATGGCTTATTGAGCACACGGTAAATAAAAACTCTCAAAGACAGCCACTTCCATGAGCAGAATTGAGCTTATAGTAAAATAACATATGACAGATAAAATGCTAATGAAGCTCCTCACCTGAATTCGCTGTGATCCAGTCGCACCGTTTCAACGGACCAGAAACACCACCATCCTCAGCACCGGGGGACACTGGCCTCGCCACCGTCGCTCCTACTACGCTCTTCACCGTCCTCCTGCACTTGGCCATCTTCTTCACAGAGGAAGCGCTGCTTGAGTTCGAGTTCGAGTCCGAGGAGGCCGTGCTGTCCACCGAGGCGCTGCTCCTCACGGCCGAAGCCGGCACCTCCGCAGCAGCTGGCTTCCTCGGCTTCTGCAGCTTGCTCTGGCGCTTCGGGTCTTCTTTGCCTACGGCGACTCTGTTTCCGCCAGGGCCGAGGATGGCTCGCAGCTCGGCCACAGGCTTGGCCGTGGGCTGGGGCTTAGCGGGAACAGGCATTGCCACGGATGACGACGCGGGGGGAACTTCCCAGAACGCGACCTCCTTCGAGCTCTGGCTCGAGCACTTTGCGGTCGCCGAGCTCGAAAATTTCGAATTTGCGGGAGGCGGGTTGCTTGTCAGTGAAGTGTAGCACAGTAATTGAGGAATTTGAAGAGGATTCAGGTCGAAATGGACGAgacagagggagagggagagacagagGAGGCAGGAGAAGAAAGCGTGAGAGAGACAGAGCgagagatgaagaagatggagcagCTGCTGGACCAGCAAAAAACGACTAGGGAACGAACGGGGACGTCCTTCTGGCGATTTTAAAACGCGGAAACTCGTTTGGAGCAGCTGCCGCACCGGGAGCAGCCGGTTGCCGTTGCTCGCGTGCCGGTCACCTCCCGTTGCCGGGACTTCGGAAATGCACGAGAAATGTTCTTTCGCAATTCCGATTTTGCCGCCCTTGGTTCGACAAAATTGCAACTCTATCCTTATCgtcttttgattttaattttggaaacaTTTCCCAAGAAATCATGAACGTTTTGGGTAACTATTATCCACAACACCATTTatcaaaagtcattttccataaaatttcagAAGATTTTATATACCACTAAAAAACGATCATCGATATATGTGTGTAAATGGTCGGTTCTTTCGAAAAAATGAGTACGTTTATTAATATTACACATTATGCACAtcataattgaaaagaaatttcagcATGCATACTTTGAGAAAAGTGATTTTTGAAATAGGTTGGTGCAAAGTGCAAATCCAATAATGACCCAATCATCCTAACTAATCTACTGCTATGATTGGGGCGATAATTGAAGTTCTCTCCTCAGTTGAGGTGAAACTTGAGATCACATGATTGTTCTCCTTTCTTAGGCTTAAGTTAGAATGCCTGGTTTTTATCtctttctaattaaataaaacatgttatttgaaaaacatttaaCATCCAAAATACAAGTGGGTGAAACATTCGATTAGATGAACACGAATTACGTCTCTAATTGCatatttgtgagaaaatattCCTGCGTTTCTGTCCTTGAATCgcatttttttccattaacaGTGAACTTTGGATTTATCTAATCGAGTTTCTAATTGAGACCCATTGAACGCTGATTCCGATCAATTTGAGCTAACGTGGCTATTGAACCGTGCGGTAGGATGGTGTGGAGAAAGAATGCGCC
The window above is part of the Eucalyptus grandis isolate ANBG69807.140 chromosome 6, ASM1654582v1, whole genome shotgun sequence genome. Proteins encoded here:
- the LOC104448733 gene encoding protein BRASSINAZOLE-RESISTANT 1; the protein is MTSDGATSSATSRRKPSWRERENNRRRERRRRAVAAKVYSGLRAQGNYNLPKHCDNNEVLKALCAEAGWVVEEDGTTYRKGCRLPPIDIPGSSYRATPYFSQNPSPLSSSFPSPIPSYQVSPSSSSFPSPTRIENNAASNLLPYLRNAIPSSLPPLRISNSAPVTPPLSSPTSRNPKPVPNWEAIAKQSMAAFNYPIFAASAPASPTRNRRLTPATIPECDESDTSTVDSGQWINFQRFAPPQIPTSPTYNLMKPTMPQKSLEDAGKEQERGSDFEFMRGQVKPWEGERIHEVGMDDLELTLGSMKNRS
- the LOC104448734 gene encoding probable GMP synthase [glutamine-hydrolyzing] produces the protein MPVPAKPQPTAKPVAELRAILGPGGNRVAVGKEDPKRQSKLQKPRKPAAAEVPASAVRSSASVDSTASSDSNSNSSSASSVKKMAKCRRTVKSVVGATVARPVSPGAEDGGVSGPLKRCDWITANSDPLYTSFHDEEWGVPVHDDRKLFELLVFSQALAELSWPMILQLREVFRKFFANFDPSCVAHFDEKKMLCVKVNGKPLLSEPKLRAVIENAKQTIKIQEEFGSFSNYIWSFVNHKPIRNGFRYARQVPIKTPKAEVISKNMMQRGFCSVGPTVIYSFMQVSGMVNDHLLSCFRYRECIADAKRDFKPKTEETEVKNEGSGSPRRLKAKLF